In a single window of the Pseudomonas sp. B21-015 genome:
- the pgsA gene encoding CDP-diacylglycerol--glycerol-3-phosphate 3-phosphatidyltransferase, whose protein sequence is MNIPNLITVLRVLLIPIFILLFYLPYHWSYLASASVFAFAAATDWLDGYLARRLEQSTPFGAFLDPVADKLMVAVALVLLVQEHGNLWLTLPAAVIIGREIVVSALREWMAELGARAHVAVSNLGKWKTAAQMLALVILLANPSDFSFWVLMGYALLMVSAGLTLWSMVQYLRAAWPHLKTDVEKK, encoded by the coding sequence ATGAATATCCCTAATCTGATTACCGTTCTACGCGTCCTGCTCATTCCGATCTTCATTTTGCTGTTTTACTTGCCTTACCACTGGAGCTATCTGGCGTCGGCTTCGGTCTTTGCCTTTGCCGCCGCGACCGACTGGCTGGATGGGTATCTGGCCCGACGTCTGGAACAAAGCACACCGTTCGGGGCCTTCCTCGACCCTGTTGCGGACAAGCTGATGGTCGCCGTTGCACTGGTTCTGCTGGTGCAAGAGCATGGCAACCTGTGGCTCACGCTGCCGGCCGCCGTCATCATCGGTCGCGAAATTGTCGTCTCGGCACTGCGCGAGTGGATGGCCGAACTCGGCGCCCGCGCCCATGTAGCGGTATCGAACCTGGGCAAATGGAAAACCGCCGCGCAAATGCTGGCGCTGGTTATCCTGTTGGCTAATCCGTCGGACTTCAGCTTCTGGGTCCTGATGGGGTACGCCTTGCTGATGGTGTCTGCTGGCCTGACGTTGTGGTCCATGGTCCAATACTTGCGGGCTGCCTGGCCACATCTGAAGACGGATGTGGAAAAGAAATAA
- a CDS encoding Arm DNA-binding domain-containing protein, with protein sequence MPLTDTAVRHAKNLGRNYSLKDMDGLHLFVSSTGAKSWHFRFTWLGKPARISLGMYPELSLKDARFARDNARTQVAKGIDPRAARREDRCLGC encoded by the coding sequence ATGCCTTTGACTGATACGGCTGTTCGCCACGCAAAAAACCTCGGAAGAAATTACAGCCTCAAGGATATGGACGGCTTGCACCTATTCGTCAGTTCGACGGGTGCCAAGAGCTGGCATTTTCGTTTCACCTGGTTAGGCAAGCCGGCTCGCATCTCCTTGGGAATGTATCCGGAGTTGAGCCTTAAAGACGCTCGTTTTGCTCGCGACAATGCGCGTACCCAAGTCGCGAAGGGGATCGATCCTCGAGCCGCTCGAAGAGAGGATCGCTGCCTTGGCTGCTGA
- a CDS encoding phage integrase central domain-containing protein, translating to MAADENSFAAVFLAWRTFKAVTLKLGRQTSLSQIDRIFAKDVLPLLGPLPIAEISRQHLIELLRRIESRQAFTTAEKCRTWFNQLFRYAMVEKGLMTNPSADLDIVAIPKPPVTNNPGRYCERR from the coding sequence TTGGCTGCTGATGAGAATTCTTTTGCTGCAGTCTTTCTTGCCTGGCGAACCTTCAAGGCGGTTACATTGAAGCTCGGACGCCAAACCTCGCTTTCTCAGATTGATCGTATTTTTGCCAAAGACGTTTTGCCTTTGCTTGGGCCTCTACCTATTGCCGAGATTTCTCGTCAGCACTTGATCGAATTGCTGCGCAGAATTGAGAGTCGTCAGGCGTTCACTACCGCGGAAAAATGCCGGACCTGGTTCAACCAATTGTTCCGCTATGCCATGGTTGAAAAGGGACTGATGACCAATCCCTCAGCAGATCTCGATATTGTCGCCATTCCCAAGCCGCCAGTGACAAACAACCCTGGGAGGTATTGCGAACGGAGATAG
- a CDS encoding helix-turn-helix domain-containing protein, with the protein MNHLACVSTDQVVRSDRLMKWKEFMSDHLGRTPDYIKRLESTFIDPLHDSNFQGRLEYGDLGQLRFCRMTASAHRYSRHLSKAIDALDTPRMLIMQVAGVSHFEQGQQSSVLAPDEMLLVDCGKPFNVTSTQGCEHFILLFQGASGQLAQTADMHLNGRNGLGRMLMHLISDAYNQYPLLNNHSAGLIGDSITGLLDNALKNKQEEKQLEHDFRFFKQNRLKAYIERHLADRDLTIERIANAEQCSVRSLHRAFQDELGCSVSEYIWQRRLSRCAEDLRNREHAHRSLTEIAYAWGYGSSSHFSRHFKSTFGMSPRLFRDTASDCREKSTAA; encoded by the coding sequence ATGAACCATTTAGCCTGCGTGTCCACCGATCAGGTTGTTCGCTCCGACCGCCTGATGAAATGGAAAGAGTTCATGAGCGATCACCTGGGGCGTACGCCGGACTATATAAAACGGCTGGAATCGACGTTCATCGACCCGTTGCATGACAGCAACTTCCAGGGTCGGCTGGAGTACGGGGACCTGGGCCAGTTGCGTTTCTGTCGAATGACCGCCAGCGCCCATCGATATTCGCGCCACCTGAGCAAAGCGATCGACGCCCTCGACACGCCGCGCATGTTGATCATGCAGGTAGCTGGCGTCAGTCATTTCGAGCAGGGCCAGCAAAGCAGCGTGCTGGCCCCTGACGAAATGCTCCTGGTGGACTGCGGCAAACCTTTCAACGTGACCAGCACGCAAGGTTGCGAACACTTCATCCTGCTATTCCAGGGGGCATCCGGGCAGCTCGCGCAAACCGCCGACATGCACCTTAACGGTCGCAATGGACTGGGGCGGATGCTCATGCACCTGATCAGCGATGCCTACAACCAATACCCCTTGCTGAACAACCATTCGGCCGGGCTGATCGGTGACAGCATCACCGGGCTGCTGGATAACGCGCTGAAGAACAAACAGGAAGAAAAGCAACTCGAACACGACTTCCGCTTCTTCAAGCAAAACCGCCTCAAGGCGTACATCGAGCGCCACCTGGCCGACCGCGACCTGACCATCGAACGCATCGCCAACGCCGAACAGTGCTCGGTGCGCAGCCTGCACCGCGCCTTCCAGGATGAACTGGGGTGCAGTGTCAGCGAATACATCTGGCAGCGGCGCCTGTCACGTTGTGCCGAAGACCTGCGCAACCGGGAACATGCCCACCGCTCGCTCACCGAGATCGCCTACGCCTGGGGCTATGGCAGCAGCTCCCACTTCAGCCGGCATTTCAAATCGACGTTCGGCATGTCACCTCGGCTATTCCGCGACACCGCGAGTGACTGTCGGGAAAAATCGACGGCGGCTTGA
- a CDS encoding aldehyde dehydrogenase family protein — translation MTTQPLAPYVINGDQYINGTWRAGRSARRLDDRNPFNGEQLLEMPLASIADLDDAYQAAHQAQAAWAQLHPTQRGAQLEKLAQVIQNRREEIIDWLIHESGSTRIKASMEWQFTLNLVRECTTMPMQVEGRILTSYKPGEQSFVFREPLGVVGVISPWNFPLYLSMRSVVPALALGNTIVLKPASDTAVTGGLLIAHLFEEAGFPEGSLNVVVGAGSEIGDAFVEHPVPSLISFTGSTDVGRNVGRIATGGKHIKRVALELGGNAPLVVLDDADIEVAAHAAVVGRFLHQGQICMSVNRVIVDRSLYADFAALVVERVRNLKTGDPALADTVIGPVVNQSQLDGLLRKIDGAQRAGLKPLCGGPASGLVLPAHVFGEVAADQELARDETFGPLLPLLVAENETHALALANASEYGLSSAVFTRDMARGLNFARGIVAGMTHINDITVDDQPNAPFGGEKNSGLGRFNGHYALDEFTRAHWVTWQPGGHHYPF, via the coding sequence ATGACGACTCAACCGCTCGCGCCCTACGTCATCAACGGCGACCAATACATCAACGGCACCTGGCGTGCAGGGCGCTCCGCACGCCGCCTGGACGACCGCAATCCCTTCAATGGCGAACAATTGCTGGAGATGCCCCTGGCCTCGATTGCCGATCTCGACGACGCCTATCAGGCCGCGCACCAGGCGCAGGCAGCGTGGGCACAGCTGCACCCCACCCAGCGCGGCGCACAACTTGAAAAGCTCGCCCAAGTCATCCAGAACCGCCGTGAAGAGATCATCGACTGGCTGATCCACGAGTCCGGCAGCACCCGGATCAAGGCGAGCATGGAATGGCAATTCACGCTGAACCTGGTGCGCGAATGCACGACGATGCCGATGCAGGTTGAAGGTCGGATCCTGACCAGCTACAAGCCCGGCGAACAGAGTTTTGTCTTCCGTGAGCCCTTGGGTGTGGTGGGCGTGATCAGCCCATGGAATTTCCCGCTGTACCTGAGCATGCGCTCGGTGGTGCCGGCACTCGCCCTGGGCAACACGATCGTGCTCAAGCCCGCCAGCGACACAGCGGTGACCGGCGGCCTGCTGATTGCCCACCTGTTCGAAGAAGCCGGCTTCCCCGAGGGTTCGCTCAACGTCGTGGTCGGCGCAGGCTCGGAAATCGGCGATGCCTTCGTCGAGCACCCGGTGCCGAGCCTGATTTCCTTCACCGGTTCGACGGATGTGGGACGCAATGTCGGCCGTATTGCCACCGGAGGCAAACACATCAAGCGCGTGGCCCTGGAACTGGGCGGCAACGCGCCGCTGGTGGTGCTGGATGACGCCGACATTGAAGTTGCGGCGCACGCTGCGGTGGTCGGGCGTTTCCTGCACCAGGGCCAAATCTGCATGAGCGTCAACCGGGTGATCGTCGACCGCTCGCTGTATGCCGATTTCGCGGCGCTGGTAGTAGAGCGCGTGCGCAACCTCAAGACCGGTGACCCTGCCCTGGCGGATACGGTGATCGGGCCAGTGGTCAATCAGAGCCAGCTCGATGGCCTGCTGCGCAAAATCGATGGTGCCCAGCGTGCCGGCCTCAAGCCGCTTTGCGGCGGTCCGGCATCCGGGCTGGTACTACCGGCCCACGTGTTCGGCGAAGTAGCAGCCGATCAGGAACTGGCCCGCGATGAAACGTTCGGCCCTCTGCTGCCGCTGCTGGTCGCAGAAAACGAAACCCATGCATTGGCGTTGGCGAACGCCAGCGAGTATGGCCTGTCCAGCGCCGTGTTCACTCGGGACATGGCCCGTGGCTTGAATTTCGCCCGTGGCATTGTGGCGGGCATGACCCATATCAACGACATCACCGTCGATGACCAACCCAATGCCCCGTTCGGTGGTGAAAAGAATTCCGGCCTCGGTCGCTTCAACGGTCACTATGCCCTGGATGAGTTTACCCGTGCCCATTGGGTGACCTGGCAGCCCGGAGGCCATCACTACCCGTTCTGA
- a CDS encoding VOC family protein, with protein MQTLQTSTPARLCYLHLASKDAQRQIDFYRRMLDMDSQAQADGSWMLSGPQRAMLVSPADHSGLLAAAFDLGSQPRLQALRVRLLGNGCVIEEVDSPLLETGAFLIRDPQGRQTIFGVAHPALQASGQGMPGRLQHVVFQTTELEAMIDFYVNTVGFTVSDNVVDEQTGQLTTCFLRSDDEHHTLAFFRGSKNEWDHHCYETNEWNDIRDWGDRFAKERITIFFGPGRHGPGNNLFFMVVDADRNRLEFSAELEVTDASRQPGVWAQEEYTLNSWGRAWIRS; from the coding sequence ATGCAAACACTCCAGACTTCCACACCTGCACGCCTGTGCTACTTGCACCTGGCGAGCAAGGACGCGCAACGGCAAATCGATTTCTATCGACGGATGCTGGACATGGACAGCCAGGCGCAAGCCGATGGCAGCTGGATGCTCAGCGGCCCGCAACGCGCCATGCTCGTGTCTCCCGCCGACCACAGCGGCCTGCTCGCGGCGGCGTTCGACCTGGGCAGTCAGCCTCGACTGCAAGCACTGCGGGTTCGCCTGCTCGGCAACGGCTGCGTCATCGAAGAGGTCGACTCGCCGCTGCTCGAAACGGGGGCTTTCCTGATCCGTGATCCCCAGGGCCGGCAAACGATATTTGGCGTCGCTCACCCTGCTCTCCAGGCCTCAGGCCAAGGCATGCCCGGCCGCTTGCAACACGTGGTGTTCCAGACCACGGAGCTGGAAGCCATGATTGATTTCTACGTCAACACGGTGGGCTTTACCGTTTCGGACAATGTCGTGGACGAGCAGACCGGCCAACTCACGACGTGCTTCCTGCGCTCGGACGACGAACACCACACCTTGGCGTTTTTCCGCGGTTCGAAAAACGAGTGGGACCACCACTGTTACGAAACCAACGAATGGAATGACATCCGCGACTGGGGTGATCGCTTCGCCAAGGAGCGCATCACCATTTTCTTCGGCCCCGGCCGACATGGGCCGGGCAACAATCTGTTCTTCATGGTGGTCGATGCCGATCGCAACCGCCTGGAGTTCTCGGCCGAGCTCGAAGTCACCGATGCCTCCCGCCAGCCCGGTGTCTGGGCACAGGAGGAATACACACTCAATTCCTGGGGCCGCGCCTGGATCAGGAGCTGA
- a CDS encoding bifunctional 3-(3-hydroxy-phenyl)propionate/3-hydroxycinnamic acid hydroxylase: MTTLKRINTQVLIIGAGPTGLTLANLLGQADVDTLIIDRKPGTVTEPRAVSIDDESLRTMQAIGLDAAVLRDVVPGYGVHYFTRPGGRCFGKVEPTGKLYGFPKRNAFRQPLFENTLRTGLERFASLTARFSHDLVEFTQDQHGVCALVRDAEGQLMEVHAAYLVACDGGRSPVRKQLGIEMVGSSFSSRWLVVDTDQDDDPFWQTRVYCDARRPVVEVPGPHRTRRFEFLLKPDETDEQVLDETCLQALLRPFKGDTPVSIVRKTVYTFHARVAEQWQVQRVFLAGDAAHLTPPYAGQGMNSGVRDAHNLGWKLVGVLKGKMAESALLSYESERRDHAWALIKLALNLGVVMAPATVLRARLISGAFALIGLLPPLRDYFLQMRFKPKPRFTRGLVLTEGQAGTLSCGQMFPQPMLTDAHGQERLLDDAIGAGFALIQYGDPTRQRIDELKHGLWSHLEARRILILPASVQAMPSIPGCTVLQDREGQLKTLLGDSHPFLLLRPDRYIAAIFDKATETRAAESLQSLFGISVAHSSAIEPSIAPVFH; the protein is encoded by the coding sequence ATGACAACCCTCAAACGCATCAACACCCAGGTCCTGATCATCGGCGCCGGCCCTACCGGGCTGACCCTGGCCAACCTGCTCGGCCAAGCCGATGTGGACACCCTGATCATCGATCGCAAGCCGGGCACCGTGACCGAGCCACGGGCGGTTTCAATCGATGACGAATCCTTGCGCACCATGCAGGCCATCGGGCTCGATGCCGCCGTGCTGCGTGATGTCGTGCCCGGCTACGGCGTGCATTACTTCACCCGGCCCGGCGGTCGCTGCTTCGGCAAGGTCGAGCCGACCGGCAAGCTGTATGGGTTCCCCAAGCGCAACGCCTTTCGCCAACCGCTGTTTGAAAACACCCTCAGGACAGGTCTCGAACGTTTTGCCAGCCTGACGGCTCGGTTCAGCCACGACTTGGTGGAATTCACCCAGGACCAACACGGCGTGTGCGCACTGGTGCGTGACGCCGAAGGACAACTGATGGAAGTCCACGCGGCTTACCTGGTGGCCTGCGACGGCGGCCGTAGCCCGGTGCGCAAGCAACTCGGGATCGAGATGGTCGGCTCGAGCTTCTCCTCGCGCTGGCTGGTGGTCGATACCGACCAGGACGACGACCCCTTCTGGCAGACCCGCGTGTATTGCGACGCCAGGCGCCCGGTGGTGGAAGTGCCCGGCCCTCACCGTACGCGCCGATTCGAGTTCCTGCTCAAGCCCGATGAAACGGACGAACAGGTGCTCGACGAAACCTGCCTGCAAGCATTGCTACGCCCGTTCAAGGGAGACACGCCGGTTTCCATCGTGCGCAAGACGGTCTACACCTTCCACGCCCGGGTCGCCGAGCAGTGGCAGGTGCAGCGGGTGTTTCTCGCCGGCGACGCCGCGCACCTGACCCCGCCCTATGCCGGGCAAGGCATGAACAGCGGCGTTCGCGATGCCCACAACCTGGGCTGGAAGCTGGTCGGCGTGCTGAAGGGAAAAATGGCGGAAAGCGCACTGCTGTCCTACGAAAGCGAGCGTCGTGATCATGCGTGGGCCTTGATCAAGTTGGCCTTGAACCTCGGCGTGGTCATGGCACCTGCCACCGTCCTGCGCGCTCGCCTGATCAGTGGGGCATTCGCCTTGATCGGCCTGTTGCCGCCGTTGCGCGATTATTTCCTGCAAATGCGCTTCAAGCCCAAACCCCGCTTCACCCGGGGCCTGGTGCTGACCGAGGGGCAAGCAGGCACATTGTCCTGCGGACAGATGTTCCCGCAACCGATGCTCACCGACGCCCACGGCCAGGAACGCCTGCTCGATGACGCCATCGGCGCCGGCTTCGCCTTGATTCAATACGGCGACCCGACCCGCCAGCGTATCGATGAACTCAAGCATGGCCTCTGGAGCCACCTTGAAGCCAGACGCATCCTGATCCTGCCCGCGTCTGTCCAGGCCATGCCATCGATCCCGGGCTGCACGGTGCTCCAGGACCGTGAAGGCCAGCTCAAAACCCTGCTGGGCGATTCGCACCCGTTCCTGCTGCTGCGCCCGGATCGCTATATCGCCGCGATTTTCGACAAGGCTACCGAAACCCGGGCCGCCGAATCGTTGCAGTCGCTGTTCGGCATCAGCGTGGCCCACAGCAGCGCAATCGAGCCGAGCATCGCGCCCGTCTTTCATTAA
- a CDS encoding IclR family transcriptional regulator, with protein sequence MENLHTPDALPEQDGDSKGSSLERMLRVLDLFTEQSPIWAVDDMGGALGFTRSTIYRYVRELAEANLLFQVEAGRYALGARIITWDRQLRLSDPLVRAAQSLEPNFPQWSEHQVWLICRLFKDQVVCIHQHGDLFSEVSYSRGSPRPLFLGATSKAILANMTSRQHSQLFLDHPDEVRASQLGQTWEAFRRSLQQLRRQGYVASAGEVDAGVYGLAAPIFDGDGKVVGSISCVRPVRERDSAQEETQGQQILALAQDLSQRMAALANRAKPLD encoded by the coding sequence ATGGAAAACCTACACACCCCTGACGCCCTGCCCGAGCAGGATGGCGACAGCAAAGGCTCGAGCCTGGAGCGCATGCTGCGGGTACTCGACCTGTTCACCGAACAGAGCCCGATCTGGGCGGTGGACGACATGGGCGGCGCCTTGGGCTTTACCCGTTCGACGATCTACCGCTATGTGCGCGAATTGGCCGAGGCCAACCTGTTGTTCCAGGTCGAAGCCGGGCGTTATGCCCTCGGCGCGCGGATCATTACCTGGGACCGCCAGCTGCGCCTGAGCGACCCCCTCGTACGCGCCGCACAATCGCTTGAGCCCAACTTCCCGCAGTGGAGCGAACATCAGGTGTGGCTGATCTGCCGGCTGTTCAAGGACCAGGTCGTGTGCATTCACCAGCACGGAGACCTGTTCAGTGAGGTCAGCTACTCCCGTGGCTCGCCCAGGCCCTTGTTCCTGGGGGCCACGTCCAAGGCGATCCTCGCCAACATGACCTCGCGCCAACACAGCCAACTGTTTCTCGACCACCCCGATGAAGTGCGCGCCAGTCAACTTGGCCAGACCTGGGAGGCGTTTCGTCGCTCGCTGCAGCAACTGCGTCGCCAAGGCTATGTGGCCAGCGCAGGTGAAGTCGACGCGGGCGTCTATGGTCTGGCCGCGCCGATTTTCGACGGCGATGGCAAGGTCGTCGGCAGCATCAGTTGCGTGCGCCCGGTGCGAGAACGCGACAGTGCCCAGGAAGAGACACAAGGGCAGCAGATCCTTGCCCTGGCGCAGGATCTGTCGCAACGCATGGCTGCGCTCGCCAACCGCGCCAAGCCATTGGACTGA
- a CDS encoding fumarylacetoacetate hydrolase family protein, with the protein MKLASFIVQGRSSYGVVEGDQIIDLESLKPTLGSDLKQAIGHNRLNELTAARLVSLPRIPLADVTFLPVIPNPGKVLCIGINYATHVRETGREMPTYPMIFTRFADSQTAHLQPIVRPTASHKLDFEGELAVVIGKAARHVKHADALDYVAGYACYNDGSVRDWQKHTIQFVPGKNFPNTGGFGPWLVTGDEIGDPQDLELTTRLNGEVMQHTRTSDMIFDVRQLIEYCSTFTELAPGDVIVTGTTGGVGAFREPPVWMKPGDQVEVEIARIGTLRNSIVDEQ; encoded by the coding sequence ATGAAACTCGCAAGCTTTATTGTCCAAGGCCGTAGCAGCTACGGTGTGGTCGAAGGTGATCAAATCATCGACCTGGAATCGCTCAAGCCAACCCTTGGCAGCGATCTCAAACAGGCCATCGGCCACAACCGCCTGAACGAGCTGACCGCTGCGCGCCTGGTAAGCCTGCCGCGTATTCCCTTGGCTGACGTGACGTTCCTGCCGGTGATCCCGAACCCGGGCAAAGTGCTGTGCATCGGCATCAACTACGCCACCCACGTGCGCGAAACCGGTCGTGAGATGCCGACCTACCCCATGATCTTTACTCGCTTCGCTGACAGTCAGACCGCCCACCTGCAACCCATCGTTCGCCCAACGGCGTCCCACAAGCTTGATTTCGAGGGCGAGCTGGCGGTGGTGATCGGTAAAGCGGCCCGCCATGTCAAACATGCCGACGCACTGGACTACGTCGCCGGTTACGCCTGCTACAACGACGGCAGTGTCCGCGACTGGCAGAAGCACACCATTCAGTTCGTCCCCGGCAAGAACTTCCCGAACACCGGCGGTTTCGGCCCCTGGTTGGTGACCGGCGACGAGATCGGCGATCCACAGGACCTGGAATTGACCACCCGCCTCAATGGCGAAGTGATGCAGCACACCCGCACCAGCGACATGATTTTCGATGTGCGCCAATTGATCGAATACTGCTCCACCTTCACCGAACTGGCTCCCGGTGACGTGATTGTCACCGGCACCACCGGCGGCGTCGGTGCGTTCCGCGAGCCGCCGGTGTGGATGAAACCGGGCGATCAGGTCGAGGTCGAAATCGCTCGAATCGGCACCCTGCGCAACAGCATCGTGGACGAGCAATAA
- a CDS encoding carotenoid oxygenase family protein, which produces MSIPFPQTPEFSGALYTPSRVEAEVFDLEIEGILPASICGTFYQVAPDPQYPPMLGHDIFFNGDGVVSRFNFANGKVSMRRRYVKTDRLLAQRREGRSLNGVYRNVYTNDPLAAKNNTTANTTVIPHNGVLLALKEDALPWAMDLETLETLGEWSFDGQIKAATFTAHPKLDPVTGNLLACSYEAKGDGTPDLAYFEISPDGKLLNEIWFQAPYAAMVHDFAVTERYVVFPLIPLTVDVERMKNGGPHFQWQPDLPQLFAIVPRNGRGEDVRWFKGPKDGFQGHTLNAFDEDGKVYVDMPVTGGNIFYFFPQADGYVPPPETLAASLMRWTFDLNGAQEDVQPQPLTEYPCEFPRCDDRYIGRKYQHGFLLAFDPERPYNPANGPIPFQFFNLLTHLDLQTGRTDAWFPGDSGCFQEPIFIPRSADAEEADGYVVALLNLIAEGRSELVVLDTRDMASGPIARIRIPFRMRMSLHGCWAPSN; this is translated from the coding sequence ATGAGTATTCCATTCCCTCAAACCCCTGAATTTTCCGGCGCTCTCTACACGCCCAGCCGCGTGGAAGCAGAGGTGTTCGATCTTGAGATCGAAGGCATCCTGCCCGCTTCGATCTGTGGGACTTTTTATCAGGTGGCGCCAGACCCGCAGTACCCCCCCATGCTGGGTCACGATATTTTCTTCAACGGCGACGGCGTGGTCAGCCGCTTCAACTTTGCCAATGGCAAGGTCTCGATGCGACGCCGCTACGTGAAGACCGATCGCCTGCTGGCCCAGCGCCGTGAAGGGCGTTCGCTCAACGGCGTCTATCGAAACGTCTACACCAATGACCCCCTCGCGGCGAAAAACAACACCACCGCCAACACCACCGTTATCCCTCACAACGGCGTCCTGTTGGCGCTCAAGGAAGATGCCCTGCCTTGGGCGATGGATCTCGAAACCCTGGAAACCCTCGGCGAATGGAGCTTTGATGGGCAGATCAAAGCTGCGACGTTCACCGCCCACCCCAAGCTCGATCCGGTGACAGGCAACCTGCTGGCCTGCAGTTATGAGGCCAAAGGCGACGGCACGCCCGACCTGGCCTATTTCGAAATCTCGCCGGACGGAAAGCTGCTGAACGAGATCTGGTTCCAGGCGCCTTATGCGGCGATGGTGCATGATTTCGCGGTGACCGAACGGTACGTGGTGTTCCCGTTGATTCCGTTGACGGTGGACGTCGAGCGCATGAAAAACGGCGGGCCACATTTCCAGTGGCAACCCGACCTGCCCCAGCTGTTCGCCATCGTGCCGCGCAACGGGCGTGGGGAAGATGTGCGTTGGTTCAAGGGGCCCAAGGACGGTTTCCAGGGGCATACGCTCAATGCGTTCGATGAGGACGGCAAGGTGTATGTGGACATGCCGGTCACCGGAGGGAATATCTTCTACTTCTTCCCCCAGGCCGACGGCTACGTACCACCGCCTGAAACCCTGGCCGCCAGCCTGATGCGCTGGACCTTCGACCTGAATGGCGCGCAGGAGGACGTTCAACCGCAGCCTCTGACGGAATATCCCTGCGAGTTTCCACGGTGTGATGATCGCTACATCGGTCGAAAGTACCAGCATGGTTTCCTGCTCGCCTTTGATCCTGAGCGTCCTTACAACCCGGCGAATGGGCCGATACCCTTCCAGTTTTTCAACCTGCTGACGCACCTGGACCTGCAGACAGGCCGCACCGACGCCTGGTTTCCCGGCGACAGCGGATGCTTCCAGGAGCCCATCTTCATACCGCGCTCGGCGGATGCAGAGGAAGCCGATGGCTACGTGGTTGCCCTGCTCAACCTCATTGCCGAAGGGCGCAGTGAACTGGTCGTGCTGGACACCCGTGACATGGCCAGCGGTCCCATTGCCCGGATCAGGATTCCCTTCCGGATGCGCATGTCGCTGCATGGCTGCTGGGCACCAAGCAATTGA
- a CDS encoding MFS transporter gives MNALDSIDSKKSLGAICLMMVISLGTLQIQPILGGALIDQLGLPLNAIGAIFAAELMAMAIACGVCALFMASVDRRRFALVALLILALGNLASTQLHSQTGLVISRMICGASGGAVMAVVYATAALRTSKDATFAVINIGNLLWGMLLVTSMPLVLQTFGVNGAFSLLAITSVLAALGCWRVPKRYPDTHRAANGSTQPFGLTAMLLILLFALLFFGHSALWVYQERIGKSIGLEPQQIGGILGGSILAGALGAGLAGLIGRRLGLLFPQLLSFGTALLATLIMVYGTSPVAFITTACLIHMVWFFSLPYLLSMAAELDPSGRLAGLGNAAIFIGQGLGPFGAALVVGEGHFRAVGWLAASAYLLALVISCLVVARFRRGVKPSGPAMSPQTA, from the coding sequence ATGAACGCACTCGACTCCATCGACAGCAAAAAATCACTGGGCGCCATCTGCCTGATGATGGTCATTTCCCTGGGGACGCTGCAGATCCAGCCGATCCTGGGCGGTGCCTTGATCGACCAGCTCGGCCTGCCACTCAATGCAATCGGCGCGATCTTCGCCGCGGAACTCATGGCGATGGCCATCGCCTGCGGGGTCTGCGCCCTGTTCATGGCGAGCGTCGACCGGCGCCGCTTCGCCCTGGTGGCCTTGTTGATCCTGGCATTGGGTAACCTGGCCAGTACACAACTGCACAGTCAGACCGGGCTGGTCATTTCCAGGATGATCTGCGGCGCCAGCGGCGGCGCGGTCATGGCGGTGGTCTATGCCACCGCAGCGCTGCGCACGTCCAAGGATGCGACCTTCGCCGTCATCAACATCGGCAACCTGCTGTGGGGCATGCTGCTGGTGACCTCCATGCCGCTGGTCCTTCAAACATTTGGCGTGAATGGGGCGTTTTCCCTGTTGGCGATCACCAGCGTGCTAGCGGCGCTGGGTTGCTGGAGAGTGCCCAAGCGCTACCCGGACACCCATCGCGCGGCCAATGGCTCGACCCAGCCATTCGGTCTCACCGCCATGCTGTTGATCCTGCTGTTTGCCCTGCTGTTCTTCGGCCACTCGGCCCTGTGGGTGTACCAGGAACGCATCGGCAAGAGCATCGGCCTGGAGCCCCAGCAGATTGGCGGCATCCTCGGCGGCAGCATCCTTGCCGGTGCCCTTGGCGCCGGGCTCGCCGGGCTGATCGGACGGCGCCTGGGCCTGCTGTTTCCGCAACTGTTGAGCTTCGGCACGGCATTGCTGGCGACCTTGATCATGGTCTATGGCACCAGCCCCGTTGCCTTTATCACCACGGCCTGCCTGATCCATATGGTCTGGTTTTTCAGCCTGCCCTACCTGCTTTCCATGGCGGCGGAACTGGACCCTTCCGGTCGACTGGCAGGCCTGGGTAACGCTGCGATTTTCATCGGCCAGGGACTCGGCCCGTTTGGCGCCGCACTGGTCGTGGGCGAGGGACACTTCCGCGCGGTCGGATGGCTGGCCGCCTCAGCCTATCTGCTAGCCTTGGTGATCTCGTGCCTGGTCGTTGCACGCTTTCGCCGCGGCGTGAAGCCATCCGGGCCGGCGATGTCCCCGCAAACGGCCTGA